A genomic stretch from Streptomyces venezuelae ATCC 10712 includes:
- a CDS encoding VOC family protein, producing the protein MPSIALVTLVVRDYDEAIAFYTDALGFELVEDTDRGGGNRWVVVRPRGAAGVGGLGNAGLLLARAKNEAEEASVGNQTGGRVGFFLHTEDFARDHERMTAAGVKFMEEPRHEPYGSVAVFEDLYGNRWDLLQPADPAA; encoded by the coding sequence ATGCCGTCCATCGCACTCGTGACCCTCGTCGTCCGTGACTACGACGAGGCCATCGCCTTCTACACCGACGCCCTCGGCTTCGAACTGGTCGAGGACACCGACCGGGGTGGCGGCAACCGCTGGGTCGTCGTCCGCCCGCGCGGCGCGGCCGGCGTCGGCGGCCTCGGGAACGCGGGCCTGCTGCTCGCCCGCGCGAAGAACGAGGCCGAGGAGGCGTCCGTCGGCAACCAGACGGGCGGCCGGGTCGGCTTCTTCCTGCACACCGAGGACTTCGCCCGCGACCACGAGCGGATGACGGCGGCCGGGGTGAAGTTCATGGAGGAGCCGCGCCACGAGCCCTACGGCTCGGTCGCCGTCTTCGAGGACCTCTACGGCAACCGCTGGGACCTCCTCCAGCCGGCGGACCCGGCGGCGTAG
- a CDS encoding nucleoside/nucleotide kinase family protein, with the protein MPRMDVEQFDRLAARARALAEGRDRRVLGLAGPPGAGKSTLAERLVAHLGGRAVLVPMDGFHLAQAELERLGRAGRKGAPDTFDAAGYTALLARLRAPEPGTTVYAPAFDRSLEEPIAGAIPVGPEVPLVITEGNYLLHDAGAWAGVRPLLDEAWYLDLDDRRRVSRLVERHVRFGKDRDRAERWVHDSDEANARLVAPGRARADLVVTVS; encoded by the coding sequence ATGCCCCGCATGGACGTGGAGCAGTTCGACCGCCTCGCCGCCCGGGCACGGGCCCTCGCCGAGGGGCGGGACCGCCGGGTCCTCGGGCTCGCCGGGCCGCCCGGAGCGGGGAAGTCCACGCTCGCCGAGCGGCTCGTCGCCCACCTCGGCGGGCGCGCCGTCCTCGTCCCCATGGACGGCTTCCACCTCGCCCAGGCCGAACTGGAACGCCTCGGCCGGGCGGGCAGGAAGGGCGCGCCCGACACCTTCGACGCCGCCGGGTACACCGCGCTGCTCGCCCGGCTGCGCGCCCCCGAACCCGGCACGACCGTCTACGCGCCCGCCTTCGACCGCTCCCTCGAAGAGCCGATCGCCGGGGCGATCCCCGTCGGGCCCGAGGTCCCCCTGGTCATCACCGAGGGCAACTACCTGCTGCACGACGCGGGCGCCTGGGCCGGCGTCCGGCCCCTCCTCGACGAGGCCTGGTACCTCGACCTGGACGACCGGCGCCGGGTGTCCCGGCTCGTCGAGCGCCACGTCCGCTTCGGCAAGGACCGCGACCGCGCCGAGCGCTGGGTCCACGACTCCGACGAGGCCAACGCCCGCCTCGTCGCCCCCGGCCGGGCCCGCGCCGACCTCGTCGTCACCGTGAGCTAG
- a CDS encoding CTP synthase C-terminal region-related (seleno)protein, translating to MNDTHTLPPRTPRIALVGDRSPHVRSHVRIPVLLDALAERDGLALDAYWIPTGDAAAPGAVRGFDAVWVLPGSPYESEAGALAAIRTAREDGVPFLGTCGGFQHALLEYARDVCGLTGAAHAENDPSADEGDLLIAPLACSLVGHEGVVRVTPGSLAERALGAERTTERYHCNYGPDSRHLDTLRAHGLRFTGADEEGGIRIAELPSHPFFLATLFQPELAGDGTRPHPLIRALAVAATRHAEGVSGT from the coding sequence ATGAACGACACGCACACCCTTCCTCCTCGTACCCCCCGGATCGCCCTGGTCGGCGACCGCTCCCCGCACGTCCGCTCCCACGTCCGCATTCCCGTCCTGCTCGACGCCCTCGCCGAGCGGGACGGCCTCGCCCTCGACGCGTACTGGATTCCGACCGGGGACGCGGCCGCGCCCGGCGCGGTGCGGGGCTTCGACGCGGTGTGGGTGCTGCCGGGGAGCCCGTACGAGAGCGAGGCGGGCGCGCTCGCCGCGATCCGCACGGCCCGCGAGGACGGCGTCCCCTTCCTCGGCACGTGCGGCGGGTTCCAGCACGCGCTGCTGGAGTACGCGCGGGACGTCTGCGGCCTGACGGGCGCGGCGCACGCGGAGAACGACCCGTCGGCGGACGAGGGCGACCTGCTGATCGCGCCGCTGGCCTGCTCCCTCGTGGGGCACGAGGGGGTCGTACGGGTCACCCCGGGCTCGCTCGCCGAGCGGGCCCTGGGCGCGGAGCGCACCACCGAGCGCTACCACTGCAACTACGGCCCCGACAGCCGCCACCTGGACACCCTGCGGGCCCACGGGCTGCGGTTCACGGGCGCGGACGAGGAGGGCGGCATCCGCATCGCGGAGCTCCCCTCGCACCCCTTCTTCCTCGCCACCCTCTTCCAGCCGGAACTCGCGGGCGACGGCACCCGCCCGCATCCGCTGATCCGGGCGCTCGCGGTGGCGGCGACGAGGCACGCGGAGGGCGTCAGCGGGACGTGA
- a CDS encoding tetratricopeptide repeat protein translates to MTNDHDWEHRVAALWERLDAYEPADFRARVAALAAERPDDDPAALFEQGAAHDSTGEPEEAVRFYRRALDRRLSGLRRRRAVIQLASSLRNLGRPDRSVELLTAERAIPAEELDADEAALSGAVDAFLALALADTGRDREAASLALGALAPLLPRYNRSLTHYARALLTAPDGS, encoded by the coding sequence ATGACGAACGACCACGACTGGGAGCACCGCGTCGCCGCCCTCTGGGAGCGCCTCGACGCGTACGAGCCCGCCGACTTCCGCGCCCGCGTCGCCGCCCTCGCCGCCGAGCGCCCCGACGACGACCCCGCCGCCCTCTTCGAACAGGGCGCCGCCCACGACTCCACCGGAGAGCCCGAAGAAGCCGTCCGGTTCTACCGCCGGGCCCTGGACCGGCGGCTCAGCGGCCTGCGCCGCCGCCGGGCCGTCATCCAGCTCGCCAGCAGCCTGCGCAACCTCGGCCGCCCCGACCGGAGCGTCGAGCTCCTCACCGCCGAACGCGCCATCCCCGCCGAAGAGTTGGACGCCGACGAGGCCGCGCTCTCCGGCGCCGTCGACGCCTTCCTCGCCCTCGCCCTCGCCGACACCGGCCGCGACCGCGAAGCCGCCTCACTGGCCCTCGGCGCCCTCGCCCCCCTGCTGCCCCGCTACAACCGCTCCCTCACCCACTACGCCCGCGCCCTCCTCACCGCCCCCGACGGGTCCTGA
- a CDS encoding LysR family transcriptional regulator: MDPHLLRTYVTVARLASFSEAARALGYTQSAVSQHIAALEADLALPLLTRRPVAPTPAGERLLEHAGALLLRLDAARADLDRFAAAPRTTLSVAASPLALHPRTLAALPATGVTLCALPRERVPEAVATGDADAGLVDGIAAPSDPLRLPDVAPLTATPVAEEPLAVLLPAGHPLAGRPGLRLADLVDARWLDAPAAGVPLDELRSVHGGPAGRGFRTALRYEGTDTRALTALAAAGHGLALLPLPLAAGVPGAVGVPLVAPRLVHRTELLRPAGRVPAPTGPVARFTGRLGA; encoded by the coding sequence ATGGACCCGCACCTCCTCCGTACGTACGTCACCGTCGCCCGGCTCGCCTCCTTCTCCGAGGCCGCCCGCGCGCTGGGCTACACCCAGTCCGCCGTCTCCCAGCACATCGCCGCCCTGGAAGCCGACCTCGCACTGCCCCTGCTCACCCGCAGGCCCGTCGCCCCGACCCCCGCCGGGGAGCGGCTCCTGGAACACGCCGGGGCGCTGCTGCTCCGCCTCGACGCGGCCCGCGCCGACCTCGACCGGTTCGCGGCCGCCCCCCGCACCACCCTGAGCGTCGCCGCCTCCCCGCTCGCCCTGCACCCCCGCACCCTCGCCGCGCTCCCCGCCACCGGCGTCACCCTGTGCGCCCTGCCCCGCGAGCGGGTGCCCGAGGCCGTCGCCACCGGCGACGCCGACGCCGGGCTCGTCGACGGCATCGCCGCCCCCAGCGACCCGCTGCGGCTGCCCGACGTCGCCCCGCTCACCGCCACCCCCGTCGCCGAGGAGCCCCTCGCCGTCCTGCTGCCCGCCGGCCACCCGCTCGCCGGACGCCCCGGGCTGCGCCTCGCCGACCTGGTCGACGCCCGCTGGCTCGACGCGCCCGCCGCCGGAGTCCCGCTCGACGAGCTGCGGTCCGTGCACGGCGGGCCCGCCGGGCGGGGCTTCCGTACCGCCCTGCGCTACGAGGGCACCGACACCCGCGCGCTCACCGCACTGGCCGCCGCCGGGCACGGCCTCGCGCTGCTGCCCCTGCCGCTGGCCGCCGGGGTGCCCGGCGCCGTCGGCGTCCCCCTCGTCGCGCCCCGGCTGGTCCACCGCACCGAACTCCTCCGGCCCGCCGGCCGCGTTCCCGCACCCACCGGACCGGTGGCCCGGTTCACCGGACGGCTGGGGGCCTGA
- a CDS encoding aminopeptidase P family protein has product MSSTPAPATETGTASEAALPFTADDYRARMARAAESAADAGLAGIVVAPGPDLVYLTGYQPTAITERLTVLVLAAGQEPVLVVPTLEAPDAEKAAGAAALTLRDWTDGKDPYAVTAPLLDVDGRFGISDNAWAMHLLGLQQALPGTSYVSLTEALPMLRGVKDAHELARIAAAGAAADRAYGEILKVRFAGRKETDVAADLAGLLRRFGHSQVDFTVVGSGPNGANPHHEAGDRVIEHGDMVVLDFGGLKHGYGSDTTRTVHVGEPTDEERRVHDLVREAQQAGFEAVRPGVACQEVDRAARKVITDAGYGEYFIHRTGHGIGVTTHEPPYMIEGEELPIVPGMCFSIEPGVYLPGRFGVRIEDIVTATEDGAGRRFNNTPHEMALVE; this is encoded by the coding sequence ATGTCGAGCACCCCCGCCCCCGCGACGGAGACCGGGACCGCGTCCGAGGCGGCCCTGCCCTTCACCGCGGACGACTACCGGGCCCGGATGGCCCGCGCGGCCGAGTCCGCCGCCGACGCCGGACTCGCGGGCATCGTCGTCGCGCCCGGACCCGACCTCGTCTACCTCACCGGCTACCAGCCCACCGCGATCACCGAGCGGCTCACCGTCCTCGTCCTCGCAGCCGGACAGGAACCGGTCCTCGTCGTCCCCACCCTGGAGGCCCCCGACGCCGAGAAGGCCGCAGGGGCCGCCGCGCTCACCCTGCGCGACTGGACCGACGGCAAGGACCCGTACGCCGTCACCGCGCCGCTGCTCGACGTCGACGGCAGGTTCGGCATCAGCGACAACGCCTGGGCCATGCACCTCCTCGGCCTCCAACAGGCGCTGCCGGGCACCTCGTACGTCTCCCTCACCGAGGCCCTGCCGATGCTCCGCGGCGTCAAGGACGCGCACGAACTGGCCAGGATCGCCGCCGCCGGAGCCGCCGCCGACCGGGCCTACGGCGAGATCCTCAAGGTCCGCTTCGCCGGCCGCAAGGAGACCGACGTCGCCGCCGACCTCGCGGGGCTGCTGCGGCGCTTCGGACACTCGCAGGTCGACTTCACCGTCGTCGGCTCGGGACCCAACGGCGCCAACCCCCACCACGAGGCGGGCGACCGGGTCATCGAGCACGGCGACATGGTCGTCCTCGACTTCGGCGGCCTCAAGCACGGCTACGGCTCCGACACCACCCGCACCGTCCACGTCGGCGAACCCACCGACGAGGAGCGGCGCGTCCACGACCTCGTACGGGAGGCCCAGCAGGCCGGCTTCGAGGCGGTACGGCCCGGGGTGGCCTGCCAGGAGGTCGACCGGGCGGCCCGCAAGGTCATCACCGACGCCGGGTACGGCGAGTACTTCATCCACCGCACCGGCCACGGCATCGGCGTCACCACCCACGAACCGCCCTACATGATCGAGGGCGAGGAGCTCCCGATCGTGCCCGGCATGTGCTTCTCCATCGAACCCGGCGTCTACCTGCCCGGCCGCTTCGGCGTCCGCATCGAGGACATCGTGACCGCCACCGAGGACGGGGCGGGCCGCCGCTTCAACAACACCCCGCACGAGATGGCCCTCGTCGAATAG